GACAGGGGTAATATGGTGAAATACGCTTTTCACAATTAAAAGAAACCAAAAATACACATTCTGACGATTTCGTCATTAATAAAGTTTCTTAAATTATCAACCTTGCCCTTATGGGTTACCTACGGAATCAAGAGTTACTGGAAAAAATCGGGTTATTGATAAAACAAATCCGAATAGAGCAGGGCATTACCCAAGAAGAATTTTATAACGATACTAATATCCATATTGGGAGAATAGAAACAGGGAAAGCAAATATGACTGTAAGTACCCTTGAAGCAGTGTGTACATACCTTAAAACTGACTTGAAAACATTTTTTAATAGGCTCAATTAGAGTATTTTCATTGAGTTAACAGGAAATTGGGATTGGACGGGGATGTTAACGAAAGAAAATCACACAGAAGAAAAACCCTTACCCAAAAGAAAAATAAAGAGACAAGGGTTTGCCGCTTTCCCCGCGCGGCAAAAACGGCCCCGTAGAGAGCCGTTCGCCTCACATACCCTATACAGGATATAGAAATACTTTAGTAGCCGTTATTCATAAGGCAGGGGTTCCAACTCCTTGCTCTGTGGTTCAGGTTCTGGGTTGTCATTTACAGGTTGTGGTATATCTTCCACCTGCGCATTAGAAAACAAGTACGCAATACCATAAAACCGATACTCTTCTTGGGTAGGGTTCGCATGGTCTGTGTCGGCTTCCTCGTTTAGTTCATCGGTAACAGGTTCTTTAGGCACGTGCTTTGGCTTCGACCACAGTAAAAATGCCTTTTCGCCTTTCTTCACCTGCTTGCCTTGCTGTTTCCATCCCATAAAGCTGTTAAAGGTTCTATGTTCACGGCTTTTGTATAGGGTTTCCATAATGGCGTCGTTTATAGTTTCAAACGTGCCGTCATCAACTAGGTCTTTCACTTCAAGGCTTAATAGTTTCAACCGTTCCCGCGCTTGGTCTATGGGGCGGGGTTCTTTGGTATCTTTCAATTCCTGTGTTTTTTCTGTCGTGGTTGTCATAGTATTACTTATTAGTGTGTTTGTGTTCCGTTATCTGTTTTTCAATGGCCTGTATTTTCTGTACATAGCCCGTATGGAGTTCGCTATAAAAGCGGTGTAAGAATTTGGAGTTGCTTATGGTGAACTCATTGCCGTTACTGCCTTCAAGTCTAAGTATGGCAGTATAGTCGCCTTCGGGAGTGAGGGTGATTTCTTCCAACCGTTCTTTGCGGTTGATAAGCACTCTCCGTTTGCGGGTAAGCTGTTCCAATCGGTCAAAAGGACTATTCGTGTTCATGGTTGTTTGAGTTTTGGTTTTGCATTTCGGGGTACTCTTCGCGGATAGTCGCTTCTACCTTTGCCAATCGCTTGTTATATATCCTAAGCAGAAAGCGAAGGGAACGCAGTATAGTTTTATCAGTGGTGAGCTTGAAATACACCTTTTCATAATCTCCCACACCTGATACAAGGGTAAATGTGGTGCGGGGTTGCTTAAAAATAATATCGGTAGAGGTAAGAAATGTGAGCTGGTCTATTTTGGTTTCAATCAGCCGCTTGTTTTTAAGCAAGGTTTCCAATCGGTCAAAGTAGGATTGTGCCATCATAATAATTTGAAGTTTAAAGAAACCACCCGCCACAAGACGGGTGGTGTGCCAATTTTTACGCGGCAGGGGTTGCCTTCTTTTGTTCTGAATACAAAAAAATGCCGTTTTCCAAATCCGTGATTTTGCCGTCAAAGAGAGCAAGCAAGTAGTTACGCAACTCTATCACCAACTTAGGGTTTTTGATTTCATACGAATTTTGGTTGAAGTCTTTTAGCACAATCATACCCCCGTACTGGTTAGTATGCTCAAAGATGTCCTCGTGCGCTTTCTCAAAAGACAATTCAGACACCGCATCCTTATGCTCCTGAAAACGTGCACGCTTATAGACAAGGTCGGTTAAACCGTCAAAGTACTGCGCCTGTTCTTTTTGTGCTTGGGCTTTCAGTTGTTCAGCGGTAGGCTGTGTGGTCGTTTTGTTTGCTGTGGCGGGTGTTACTTCCTTCGCACCGTTGCCGTTTGTTTTGGGTGTACTCATGGTTTTAAATAGTTTTTACTGTTGTGTGTCTTTTGCGGGAAGGTTCTCTCTCAACAAAAAACATTTCCCCCGAAAGGGATAAGCAAACTCCCATCGTGCGGTATAGCGGAATTGGCAAGGCTGTAGGTCATATTTTTTATGAGGCGCGAAAGAAAAAATGTGAATACACCGAAGGCTTCGGCCTTGACAAGAGGGCGGATTGAAATTTGCTTAGCCCCTTGAGGGTGAAAAAAAGAAGATGAAGAAAAGGCAAAAAAAAGAAAGTCAAAGCAAAAATCCGGGTGAGCAGGCCCGGATTGCGTGGAGAGGATTTTACTCTGTTATAAAACCGGTAAAGGGTATGAGATTTTGAGGCACGAAAACTGAATACACTTTGTGCAATTTACCTTACAGAAACCGCTTAATAATTCTGAGGATAATTTTAGTCCGTGCCAGTGATAACGGCATGGGTCTAAAAGCAGTGGAGCAGAGGGGAAAGAATTGGGTTTTCACAATCTTATGAGGAAGAATTGAATTTAAAACAAAACACCCCTTTTGTGGCCAGAATATATCCTTTTCACAAGAGGATATTGAACGTAGTTAAAAAAGTGTCGTATTAGCCTACTTGGGCTTTTTATTGGATTCTTTCAGAGTAAATTTCTTTTCTCCAGTTTCAATTACCAACAGTCTTTGTGGTATTTTTGCTTTTCTTTTAAAATGTATTCATGAATTTGTCATTTATAAAATCCCCAAATTCCTTCATTTCATTTTGATATTCTATAACTTTTTTTATTCTATTTTCATCGTTTGAGTCTAAAGGTTGTTTCTCTCTTGAATTTCTCAAATGAAATCCACCAAAAATTCCGATTGGATGCAATATGAGTCGTACGTCTGATTCAACAAACCTATTCTTATAAAATTCATTCAGTAATTTTAACATCTTTTCGTATGTGTTTTTATTTGATTCGATCCAAAGATTTTGGGCTTCAATATTCTCTTGCCAGTCTTTTGGGCGTGGTGCACATACTTGTATATATGGTAGTCCAAATCCTTCCCCCTCTCGATTTGTGTGCCCTGCACATGAAGAGGTAGTGGGAATGCCCATCGCATTTAGTGTTGCAACAGTATCTTTAATGTCCTCATCTATTCCAAGTCCAAGTTTGTCAGTAATTTTCTCAAGTGCGGCGCGAGACTTTTCCCATTCAACTCTTTTTTTATATTTTTCAGCGCTATCCCCCTTCAATAACTCTTGTTCAAAATTATTCATTAATACATTGTACAAAAAGCAGGGTGGATATTATATTTACAAAAAATAATAAATATGGCAAAAGAGGGAAGGCGAACATGCCCCGATTGTGCAGAGCAAGAATGGTACTATTTAACAGTTAAGGGAAATGGGCTCTGCGAGCACTGTAAGGGGGAAGGCTATGAGCCTTTAGACATAATGGAAAAAGTTATAAATGTCGTATCTACTATTGAACGAGATGAATGCACTGTTTGTGGGGGAGATGGGGAGTGTAAAACCTGCGATGGTTCTGGATGGGAAGAATTCAACTATGATGAAGAGGATTAAAGACATTAGAGAATTATGAGGCGATGAATTAAAATTTCCTAAATAAAATGAGAACAGTCTATAAGGCCATATCTATGATATTGAAATTTACATCATAAAACACCTGATTTATGTAGCACCGTTACATAACGATATTTTATTATTTATACAACTTTATTATCTTCAAAAATTGATTGTAGGAAGTTTATTTCTTTAGCTATTTGATAATAAACAGTAATGGGTAATTCCCCTGTTATAGAAGTATGGTTCAAAGTTTCAGTCTTAGAGTGCACCTTAGGAGACTTTTTGTTTAAAAAGCTCCTTTTTACCTTGAAAATATTGATTATTTCAGTGGTTCGAAAGTTCTCTCCGTCGAAGGTTATACCTTTTGGAAATTTGAACCATTGAAGCAAAATTTTTTGCGATGGATTTGCATTTAACCAACAATTTCCCGGATTTTTTAGGTATTCATCCGTAAAATCAACCATATCATCAACATCACAAAGTTGATTAGGTATATCGGCCAACATCGCCTCGGCATCATGCAATTGTTTTTGGGTCAAATCCAATTGGCGACCTAATACTTCATTATTAATATATCCCTGAAAGTTTTTATCTATCAAAGAGGCAATTTTTTCATTTAGCATTGTGATGTTTTTTTCCAGTTCTTTACGTCTGAATAGCGCATCACTTTGTTCTTTGGTAAGGTTTTCCCGAAGTTTTTCTTTAAACTCCTCCAACTTATCGCCTTTTAAACTGAATTTATTTACGTAGGCTGCAAACTTGTCATTCAAAAAATCGCGCTTAAAACTCTTTCCCTTGCCGGAATAGTAATAGTAGGGGAACTTCTTATTTCTGCCTTTCGCCCACCCTCCGGTGAGTTTTTTCCCTGTTTCAGCATGAGATACAAAACGTCGCAATGGAAAGTCAGGATGTTCCGTCAAATAGAGGTAACTCCGCTTCGCGCGGTTCTTTAAGACCCACTGTACCTGTTGGAATTGATGTTCGGGAATGAGTGCTTCATAAGTTCCCGGGTGTTGTTCTCCAAACTTTACAATTTGACCCATATATACTTTATTTTTCAGCACTTTATAGAAGTATGACTTTGTGAGTTTTTTACCCCGTTTAGTCATTAAACCAGCGTCCAACATGTTCCGTCTTACTTCTTCCACAGAACAAATATTTTTTGCAACCATTTTAAAGGCCTGCTTTACAAGCGAGGCCATTTCATTCGGGTGAATGGTGCTTTTTCCGCCGATTTTTACATTGTCATAGCCAATAGGTGCTGACCACACATACCGCCCCTCACGCATGGCATCACGCATTCCGCCAACGCTTCGTTCGGTTCTTACATCATTATCAAATTGGGCAACATTGGCAATTATATTTTCCATAAACCGCCCCGCCGGTGTGTTTTCAAAATATTCAGTGATGGATTTTATTTCCACTCCATACCGTTTTAATAAGATGCGTATTTGACTGTAATCATCCGTATTGCGGGAAATACGGTCAAGTTTGTAGGTAAGAACAGTTGTAACTTTATTTTTCCTGTTGGAACAGAAATCAAGCAAATGCTGAAGCTGCGGCCTGTCGGTCGTCTTTGCACTTTCGCCTTGTTCAATAAAAATATGCGCAACTTCATAGCCTTCTTTAAAGGCATATTCTTTACAGTGTCGTTCTTGAGTTACCAAGCTGTTACCTTCATCTACCTGTTCTTTGGTGGATACCCGGCAATAAATAACAGCCCGTTTATTCAGTTGGTCGGTTGGTTTTGTTTTTGACATGGTGCTGGCTTAAAAATATCTTCACTAATAAATTGGCGAGATAGTCGAGGGCATCGCTGTCGGACGCAAAGCGAGAGGAGGGATTAAAATCCAAAGAAGGGCAACGCTTCCCGGTATCGTTGCTACACGAACACCTGCGTTGCCCATCTTTAGATTCAATTGTGGCACCGGGTAAATGGTGTTCGTGTAGCATAACCAGTGTATCAGATAAAGGAATAATTGATAATACCCCTTATTGTTATAGATTCTTGAAAGAATAAAAGAAGGGCGTATTTAACCTGCACTAAACCCT
This sequence is a window from Bacteroidota bacterium. Protein-coding genes within it:
- a CDS encoding helix-turn-helix transcriptional regulator, with product MGYLRNQELLEKIGLLIKQIRIEQGITQEEFYNDTNIHIGRIETGKANMTVSTLEAVCTYLKTDLKTFFNRLN
- a CDS encoding ArdC family protein translates to MTTTTEKTQELKDTKEPRPIDQARERLKLLSLEVKDLVDDGTFETINDAIMETLYKSREHRTFNSFMGWKQQGKQVKKGEKAFLLWSKPKHVPKEPVTDELNEEADTDHANPTQEEYRFYGIAYLFSNAQVEDIPQPVNDNPEPEPQSKELEPLPYE